The following proteins come from a genomic window of Brevibacillus antibioticus:
- a CDS encoding GNAT family N-acetyltransferase has product MYLVKGNQQLARQLLHDKSDVMFAGVVTGNHPGLLWVDHPDKPTCALVWSTGLSGFAFLGVPSKSIHPVAFTAFFQTQIGPILLQKDLSFFEFSRESKEWDSLLTPIMDSSGWETSTQFVYRSSHDQGEEPSLVIPAPYYSIELGESFLRGRDTVIPPNLDFVTDYIHEYWYSIDDFLENGYGYAALTTDHEVASICMSTAVYQSTHAIGVETLEPYRQKGLSSTLAYQLQNRLHQEAATVWWDCMVSNIASQKTAEKAGLHLSHRYEIAWFSYPAQ; this is encoded by the coding sequence GTGTACCTCGTAAAAGGAAACCAACAGTTAGCAAGGCAGCTTCTCCATGATAAAAGTGACGTGATGTTTGCAGGAGTTGTCACAGGCAATCATCCCGGGTTACTTTGGGTAGATCATCCTGACAAGCCTACCTGTGCACTCGTATGGTCAACCGGTTTAAGCGGCTTCGCTTTCCTTGGAGTACCGAGCAAAAGCATTCACCCCGTTGCTTTCACTGCTTTTTTTCAAACACAAATTGGCCCTATTTTACTGCAAAAGGACCTTAGTTTTTTTGAATTCTCACGGGAATCAAAAGAGTGGGATTCACTTCTCACGCCTATTATGGACAGCAGCGGTTGGGAGACGAGTACCCAATTCGTCTATCGGTCTTCTCATGATCAGGGAGAGGAGCCATCTCTAGTTATTCCTGCCCCCTACTATTCTATTGAGCTGGGGGAAAGCTTTTTACGCGGGCGCGATACCGTAATTCCTCCCAACCTCGATTTTGTGACCGACTACATCCACGAGTATTGGTACTCAATCGATGACTTTTTGGAAAATGGCTACGGATATGCTGCCCTTACGACTGATCACGAAGTGGCGAGCATTTGTATGTCCACAGCGGTCTATCAGTCGACTCATGCTATCGGTGTAGAAACACTAGAGCCTTATCGTCAAAAAGGCTTGTCTAGTACACTTGCTTATCAATTGCAAAATAGGCTTCATCAGGAAGCCGCAACTGTGTGGTGGGACTGTATGGTTTCGAATATCGCTTCGCAAAAAACGGCTGAAAAAGCTGGACTGCATCTCTCGCATCGTTATGAAATCGCCTGGTTTTCCTACCCAGCCCAGTAA
- a CDS encoding YnfA family protein, with the protein MTASILLFILAGLAEIGGGYLVWLWLKESKPYWYGIVGALILVLYGIIPTLQSFPSFGRVYAAYGGVFIILAVFWGWLVDKKTPDLYDWVGASICLVGVSVILWAPRQ; encoded by the coding sequence ATGACAGCATCAATACTATTGTTTATTTTGGCGGGATTGGCGGAAATCGGCGGGGGATATTTGGTATGGCTGTGGCTAAAGGAGTCCAAGCCATACTGGTACGGTATCGTCGGGGCGCTGATCCTGGTGTTGTACGGAATCATTCCTACGCTTCAAAGCTTCCCTTCCTTCGGGCGGGTATATGCCGCCTATGGAGGGGTTTTTATCATTCTTGCGGTTTTTTGGGGATGGCTGGTAGATAAAAAAACACCCGATTTATATGACTGGGTGGGCGCTAGCATTTGCTTGGTCGGAGTAAGTGTCATCTTATGGGCGCCGCGCCAATAA
- a CDS encoding SMI1/KNR4 family protein has product MQIKSNHIPSTGDYTNLFERLSKYISRFDEKWVNEIEPAKKESIDTLKNLAQMNKYNYHYPKEYEIYLNYMGQDDKGLLKTQLPGYASISEIIDSYEAIHEEEPDTLSDKYVHFFQKELFDGQLSFDFTQTDNPQIVMTDEDSQFKSYFADNFEKLLFQCAFSKYEGLNYDKCIMFNGSSSMLKEALQRHNESDVFSIIDKFSKTYDFQRAWFSDLTHHIGFKDGISFYIENKNNALCGFIVGDLDKQIDNISETLLTELCVDKYN; this is encoded by the coding sequence ATGCAAATAAAAAGTAATCACATCCCATCCACAGGAGATTATACAAATCTTTTTGAACGATTATCAAAATATATATCAAGATTTGATGAGAAATGGGTAAATGAAATAGAACCAGCAAAAAAAGAGAGCATAGATACGCTAAAGAACTTAGCACAAATGAATAAATACAACTATCATTATCCTAAAGAATATGAGATTTATTTAAATTATATGGGGCAGGATGATAAGGGGTTACTTAAAACTCAACTTCCAGGATATGCTTCAATTTCTGAGATAATTGATTCTTATGAAGCGATACATGAGGAAGAACCAGATACTTTAAGTGATAAATATGTACATTTTTTTCAAAAAGAATTATTTGATGGTCAATTATCATTTGATTTTACCCAAACTGATAATCCTCAGATTGTTATGACTGATGAGGATAGCCAGTTTAAAAGTTATTTTGCAGATAACTTTGAAAAATTGTTATTTCAATGTGCATTTAGTAAATATGAAGGTTTAAATTATGATAAGTGTATAATGTTTAATGGATCATCTAGCATGCTTAAAGAAGCATTACAGAGGCACAATGAATCGGATGTTTTTAGCATAATTGATAAATTTTCAAAAACATATGATTTTCAAAGAGCATGGTTTAGTGACTTGACTCATCACATAGGTTTTAAAGACGGCATTAGCTTTTACATCGAAAATAAGAATAATGCTTTGTGTGGGTTTATTGTAGGTGATTTAGATAAACAAATCGACAATATTAGTGAAACCTTATTAACTGAATTATGTGTTGATAAATATAATTAA
- a CDS encoding nitroreductase family protein: protein MGKDFIAAVKDRRTYYGISKENVVSDERIKEVVQEAVKYTPSAFNSQSARVVVLLGAEHDKLWNITKETLRKIVPAENFGATEEKMNAFGSGYGTVLFFEDQSVVENLMQQFAAYKDNFPIWSEQSSGMLQYVVWTALEIEGFGASLQHYNPLIDEEVQQTWKLPSGWKLRAQMPFGKPTAQPGEKQFQPLDERVKFFS, encoded by the coding sequence GTGGGTAAGGATTTTATTGCAGCCGTAAAAGACAGAAGAACATACTATGGGATCAGTAAGGAAAATGTCGTATCCGATGAACGCATTAAAGAAGTCGTGCAGGAAGCAGTAAAATACACACCATCCGCATTCAACTCCCAAAGCGCTCGCGTTGTTGTCCTCTTGGGCGCGGAGCACGATAAGCTATGGAACATTACCAAAGAAACGCTGCGTAAAATCGTTCCCGCTGAAAATTTCGGAGCCACAGAAGAAAAAATGAATGCCTTTGGTAGCGGCTACGGCACTGTTCTTTTCTTTGAAGACCAAAGCGTCGTCGAAAACCTCATGCAGCAATTCGCCGCGTACAAAGATAATTTCCCGATTTGGTCCGAGCAATCTTCCGGAATGCTTCAGTATGTTGTGTGGACTGCTTTGGAAATCGAGGGCTTCGGTGCTTCCTTGCAGCATTACAATCCACTCATTGATGAAGAAGTCCAACAAACGTGGAAGCTCCCTAGTGGCTGGAAGCTGAGAGCACAGATGCCTTTTGGCAAACCTACCGCTCAACCAGGCGAAAAACAATTCCAACCTTTGGATGAGAGAGTGAAGTTCTTTTCCTAA
- a CDS encoding cold-shock protein, whose translation MQTGTVKWFNAEKGYGFIAVEGGNDVFVHFSAIQGDGFKTLEEGQRVEFNVVEGNRGPQAENVTKL comes from the coding sequence ATGCAAACAGGTACAGTTAAATGGTTTAACGCAGAAAAAGGTTATGGCTTCATCGCGGTTGAAGGCGGAAACGATGTATTCGTTCACTTCAGCGCAATCCAAGGCGACGGTTTCAAAACCCTCGAAGAAGGCCAACGCGTTGAATTCAACGTGGTTGAAGGCAACCGTGGACCACAAGCTGAGAACGTAACAAAACTGTAA
- the eutH gene encoding ethanolamine utilization protein EutH — MEHIGSVIIYIIMLCAVIGAIAAIRNSDEGLGKEFMEGIHSTGYIFVPAAGIMASLPYISWFVEKAVSPIFNKIGADPAIAATAILASDMGGYQLANLLKTSTEGWIMAMIVGLMAGATIVFSIPMGLAMLDKRDHKYMALGVMSGILTVPIGAFISSAVLVLTNAQVRNEISTNAESTYAFAIGFGQVLLNLSPILFFVLAIATGLRFLPDLMIRGFMIFGKTMDAGIKLVLVFSIVQHFTGIFTKIFGAWGFDPIIADPTDQYRALETAGYIGIMLAGAFPMVYMLRKYAAKPLEVLGNKLGMSPSGSAGLLATSANILAMFRLIRSMPPKDKVINISFGVCSAFLLGDHLSFSANFQPNIILPVMLGKFGAGIIGIAFAYWLSVPKALELEKQDRAAGIIGPDEYLDHHSSRAEVAATKQ; from the coding sequence ATGGAGCACATTGGAAGCGTCATTATTTACATCATCATGTTATGTGCAGTAATTGGTGCCATTGCCGCGATCCGCAACAGCGATGAGGGTCTCGGTAAGGAGTTCATGGAAGGGATTCACTCAACAGGTTACATCTTCGTTCCTGCTGCCGGTATTATGGCGTCTCTCCCTTACATCTCTTGGTTTGTAGAAAAAGCGGTATCACCCATCTTCAACAAAATTGGAGCAGATCCTGCGATTGCGGCAACTGCCATTCTCGCATCTGACATGGGTGGCTATCAGTTGGCAAACCTCCTGAAGACCAGCACAGAAGGTTGGATTATGGCGATGATCGTCGGTCTGATGGCCGGTGCTACAATCGTGTTCTCTATCCCAATGGGACTTGCTATGTTGGACAAACGCGACCATAAATACATGGCGCTTGGCGTAATGTCCGGTATTTTGACTGTTCCGATTGGTGCTTTTATCTCCAGTGCCGTTCTTGTTTTGACAAATGCACAGGTTCGCAATGAAATCTCGACGAACGCTGAATCGACTTATGCTTTTGCCATTGGCTTCGGACAGGTACTTCTGAACCTTTCACCAATTTTGTTCTTCGTACTTGCGATTGCTACTGGTCTGCGCTTCCTGCCAGACTTGATGATTCGTGGCTTTATGATCTTCGGAAAAACGATGGACGCTGGTATCAAGCTCGTTCTCGTATTCTCGATCGTGCAACACTTTACTGGCATCTTTACAAAGATTTTCGGAGCATGGGGCTTCGATCCGATCATCGCGGATCCAACCGACCAATACCGTGCGTTGGAGACCGCTGGTTACATCGGTATCATGCTCGCAGGTGCGTTCCCAATGGTTTACATGCTGCGTAAATATGCAGCGAAGCCACTCGAAGTATTGGGTAATAAGCTGGGCATGAGCCCTTCTGGTAGTGCAGGCTTGCTCGCAACGAGCGCGAACATCCTGGCGATGTTCCGTCTCATTCGTTCCATGCCACCGAAAGACAAGGTTATCAATATTTCCTTCGGGGTTTGTTCCGCTTTCTTGCTGGGTGACCACTTGTCATTCTCGGCTAACTTCCAACCAAACATTATTTTGCCGGTCATGCTCGGTAAATTTGGTGCAGGTATTATCGGGATTGCTTTTGCTTACTGGCTCTCCGTACCAAAAGCACTTGAACTGGAAAAACAAGATCGTGCTGCGGGAATTATCGGTCCAGATGAGTACTTGGATCATCACAGCTCTCGAGCTGAAGTTGCAGCAACCAAACAATAA
- a CDS encoding class I SAM-dependent methyltransferase — MLHPPNPNTHPDWLAPHSLAWYTQLGKMTGEYVYPWRSTITEPNGESLFMEEVSRMVPNQSVLDIGCGHGAFTLHWGRSAKEVVGLDVTENFVQKASRQTPENVSFVVTNTKYTLPFHDDTFDCAYNRKGPTSAYPDIARVVKRGGSFIGLHPGDQLSTELFEWFPHLFGSRPANTPILQNLQERLKQAAFQRVDIQTVIATEYFQTPLDVIRMRCFGQSPTILTSAIELHMESVMPIFDHYATSDGLPTTHMYYLVRAIV, encoded by the coding sequence ATGCTTCATCCACCGAATCCGAACACCCATCCCGACTGGCTCGCCCCCCACTCTTTGGCCTGGTACACTCAGCTGGGCAAAATGACTGGTGAATACGTATACCCGTGGCGCTCTACTATTACAGAACCGAATGGCGAGTCCCTTTTTATGGAAGAAGTTAGTCGCATGGTTCCGAATCAATCTGTTCTCGACATCGGCTGCGGGCACGGCGCATTCACACTGCACTGGGGCCGTTCTGCCAAAGAAGTCGTCGGCTTGGATGTGACAGAAAACTTTGTGCAAAAGGCCAGTAGGCAAACACCCGAAAACGTCTCCTTCGTTGTCACCAATACGAAATATACCCTCCCTTTCCATGACGATACGTTCGATTGCGCCTACAATCGGAAGGGACCTACCTCCGCCTATCCAGATATAGCACGCGTCGTTAAAAGAGGAGGCTCATTCATCGGATTACATCCGGGCGATCAGTTGTCCACCGAATTATTTGAATGGTTTCCTCATTTATTTGGTTCACGTCCAGCTAACACCCCAATCCTGCAAAATCTGCAGGAGAGACTCAAACAAGCTGCTTTCCAGCGAGTAGATATTCAGACAGTGATCGCCACCGAGTATTTTCAGACCCCTCTCGATGTCATTCGCATGCGTTGCTTCGGACAAAGTCCCACTATTCTCACGTCCGCCATCGAATTACACATGGAGAGTGTTATGCCGATCTTTGACCACTATGCGACTTCTGACGGTCTGCCCACTACGCATATGTATTACCTCGTTCGTGCGATTGTTTGA
- a CDS encoding 1,4-dihydroxy-6-naphthoate synthase, translating into MKIAFSPCPNDTFVFHAWAHDLIPGAPKLDIMYADIDITNTLAAQGEGPEVMKISYAALPWVMDNYSLLPCGGALGRGCGPLVLTQGNSGESANDPARLSNKRVAVPSERSTAYLLFRLWAAQNVPGGVGEIVVMPFHEIMPAVRDGKIDAGLVIHEARFTYQNYGLSLMTDLGNWWESDTNLPIPLGAIIAKKTMDIEALTNWTRSSVEYAWANPTASQEYVMSHAQELSLEVAQAHINLYVNEFTRNLGNDGYAAVEALLGRAAEEGLVPAFDLSTLRR; encoded by the coding sequence ATGAAAATTGCATTTTCACCATGTCCAAATGACACTTTTGTTTTTCATGCCTGGGCACATGATTTGATTCCGGGAGCGCCAAAGCTCGATATTATGTACGCAGATATCGATATTACAAATACACTTGCTGCACAGGGGGAAGGGCCTGAAGTAATGAAAATCTCCTATGCGGCATTGCCTTGGGTGATGGACAACTATTCGTTGCTCCCATGCGGGGGGGCACTGGGCAGAGGATGCGGGCCACTCGTTTTAACGCAAGGAAATTCTGGCGAGAGTGCGAACGATCCAGCACGCCTGTCCAACAAACGTGTAGCCGTTCCGAGTGAGCGCTCCACAGCCTATTTACTGTTCCGGCTCTGGGCTGCACAAAATGTCCCAGGTGGTGTAGGGGAGATCGTCGTCATGCCGTTTCATGAGATTATGCCGGCTGTACGTGACGGCAAGATCGATGCAGGACTCGTGATCCACGAGGCGCGTTTTACGTATCAAAACTACGGGTTATCTCTCATGACTGACTTGGGCAACTGGTGGGAGTCTGATACCAATTTACCGATTCCGCTGGGTGCCATCATTGCGAAAAAAACAATGGACATCGAGGCACTGACCAATTGGACGCGCTCCTCTGTGGAGTATGCATGGGCGAATCCGACTGCGTCACAAGAATATGTCATGTCCCATGCCCAAGAGCTGTCCCTGGAGGTAGCGCAAGCGCATATTAATTTGTACGTGAATGAGTTTACGAGAAATTTGGGTAACGATGGTTATGCAGCTGTTGAGGCGTTGCTCGGTCGTGCAGCCGAGGAAGGGCTTGTACCCGCATTTGATTTGTCGACATTACGGCGCTAG
- a CDS encoding SRPBCC family protein — MGFLKAEIEVSSSIELVWWAWTRGERLVQWFAHDATIEPYLGGAYELYFNPASRDQMGTKGCIITHFEPKERLGFTWKGPDEFADTMNHEDALTYVLVTLSEAEGKTQVVVEHFGWKEGEEWEKARGWHEIAWSHVLGSLKSALESGKGDLCCSPQAAHQG, encoded by the coding sequence ATGGGTTTTTTGAAAGCGGAGATAGAAGTATCATCATCTATAGAGCTGGTTTGGTGGGCATGGACACGAGGGGAACGGCTTGTTCAATGGTTTGCGCATGATGCAACGATTGAGCCCTACCTAGGTGGAGCGTACGAATTGTACTTCAATCCAGCCAGTCGCGACCAGATGGGGACGAAAGGGTGCATCATTACCCATTTTGAACCGAAGGAGCGCCTGGGCTTTACATGGAAGGGACCGGATGAATTCGCAGATACCATGAATCACGAGGATGCTTTGACTTATGTGCTTGTCACCTTGTCTGAAGCAGAGGGGAAAACGCAAGTAGTGGTCGAGCATTTCGGTTGGAAAGAGGGAGAGGAGTGGGAAAAGGCTCGGGGCTGGCACGAAATAGCTTGGTCTCATGTTCTAGGGAGCCTGAAATCTGCACTGGAATCGGGCAAAGGAGATCTGTGCTGCTCTCCACAGGCTGCCCATCAAGGATAG
- a CDS encoding YitT family protein, with protein sequence MEQPHAKSAHQKLPIGKLLKRVFGILIGASLFSVALEIFLVPNNIIDGGIVGISIITSHLSGIPLGVFLFVLNLPFLIIGYKQIGKTFALSTLFGVTIMSIGTSLLHPVHGLTDDPLLAAVFGGILLGIGVGLVLRYGGSLDGTEIVAVLLNKKSPFSVGEIVMFMNLFILSSAGFVFGWDRAMYSLIAYYIAFKMIDLTIEGFQESKAVWIISDNHKNLGDAIVARLGRGVTYLNGEGGYTGDDKKVIFCIITRLEEAKLKLIVEEVDPHAFLAVGNIHDVRGGQFKKNAIH encoded by the coding sequence ATGGAACAACCACATGCAAAATCGGCTCATCAGAAATTACCCATTGGAAAATTGCTCAAGAGGGTCTTCGGTATCCTGATTGGTGCTTCCCTGTTCTCGGTAGCACTCGAAATTTTTCTCGTACCGAACAATATTATCGACGGTGGAATCGTAGGTATCTCGATTATTACCTCGCATCTGTCTGGAATCCCTCTTGGCGTTTTCCTGTTTGTGCTTAACCTGCCCTTCTTGATCATAGGGTACAAGCAAATCGGAAAAACGTTTGCACTATCAACCCTCTTCGGGGTTACGATCATGTCAATTGGAACTTCACTCCTTCACCCTGTCCATGGGCTAACGGATGATCCCCTGCTTGCAGCTGTTTTTGGCGGCATACTTCTCGGGATTGGTGTAGGCCTGGTGCTTCGCTATGGAGGCTCTCTGGACGGTACAGAGATCGTCGCTGTACTGCTTAACAAGAAATCTCCGTTCTCCGTTGGTGAGATCGTAATGTTCATGAACTTATTCATTTTGAGCAGTGCCGGATTTGTATTCGGTTGGGATCGCGCGATGTACTCGCTGATCGCCTATTACATTGCATTCAAAATGATCGATCTGACCATCGAAGGCTTCCAGGAGTCGAAAGCCGTATGGATTATTAGCGACAATCACAAGAATTTGGGAGATGCGATTGTTGCTCGTCTGGGCCGTGGCGTTACCTATTTGAATGGGGAAGGCGGCTATACCGGAGACGACAAGAAAGTGATTTTCTGCATCATTACGCGTTTGGAAGAAGCCAAGCTGAAGCTGATCGTGGAAGAAGTGGACCCGCATGCCTTCCTGGCTGTCGGCAATATTCACGACGTGCGCGGTGGGCAGTTTAAGAAGAACGCGATTCATTAA
- a CDS encoding SUKH-4 family immunity protein — translation MEDIKKYWDNEFIHYEKTELNKYGFHEDTVEFLGTVGLMAGKRFKDRSYFAFSFLADFKEEKIDGEKYIRIASTFLGSRGLYIKNGEDHVYYIDYSKENNKLIKDFCNTKIQDYVEFETVKSMISSRYPNVDDDELEGYECAREMIEAFKKIDPAAVYPYSYWANRMLNYAINYFYDEDDKIEAAIKSGKYATSNDAYFDILFNGMDVLETRPHI, via the coding sequence GTGGAAGATATCAAAAAGTATTGGGATAATGAATTTATTCATTATGAGAAAACTGAATTGAATAAATATGGATTCCACGAAGACACGGTTGAGTTTTTAGGCACAGTCGGTTTGATGGCAGGGAAACGCTTTAAAGATCGAAGTTATTTTGCATTTAGTTTTTTAGCTGATTTTAAAGAAGAGAAAATCGATGGTGAGAAGTATATTAGAATTGCTTCAACATTTCTAGGCTCAAGAGGATTGTATATAAAGAACGGAGAGGATCATGTATATTATATCGATTATTCAAAAGAGAATAATAAATTAATTAAAGATTTCTGTAATACAAAAATCCAGGACTATGTAGAGTTTGAAACAGTGAAGTCAATGATTTCTTCAAGATACCCAAATGTTGATGATGATGAATTAGAAGGTTATGAATGTGCTAGGGAAATGATTGAGGCATTTAAAAAAATAGACCCTGCTGCTGTTTATCCCTACTCTTATTGGGCAAATAGAATGTTGAACTATGCAATTAATTATTTCTATGATGAAGATGACAAAATTGAAGCAGCTATAAAATCAGGAAAATATGCAACCAGTAATGATGCGTATTTTGACATTCTATTTAATGGCATGGATGTTCTTGAAACCCGACCTCACATTTAA
- a CDS encoding futalosine hydrolase, which translates to MISSQQYRSILIVTSVDAERDAVMRGIQGDERFTVIIGGVGPAAAAASTARALACADYDLVICAGICGGFVGQAEIGSLVVATDIICADLGAETPEGFCSVDELGFGSARVSVDQEMVEQLTNSMKEAGLAAKKGLVLTLSTVTGTAETAAALAQRMPDALAEAMEGYGVATAAQAARRPVLEIRTVSNAIGPRDKSAWRIKDALESLEKGSSVLREVLS; encoded by the coding sequence ATGATTTCATCACAACAATATAGAAGCATTCTGATCGTGACCTCCGTTGACGCAGAACGGGATGCAGTGATGCGCGGCATTCAAGGGGATGAGCGTTTCACAGTCATCATAGGGGGAGTAGGACCTGCGGCAGCCGCAGCCAGTACAGCCAGAGCGCTTGCTTGCGCGGACTACGATCTGGTCATTTGTGCAGGAATATGCGGTGGATTTGTGGGACAAGCAGAGATTGGGTCGCTGGTTGTCGCGACAGATATTATTTGTGCGGATTTGGGGGCAGAAACGCCTGAGGGCTTTTGCAGTGTGGATGAGCTGGGATTTGGATCAGCTCGGGTAAGTGTCGATCAAGAGATGGTCGAACAGCTGACAAATTCGATGAAAGAGGCAGGATTGGCAGCCAAAAAAGGCCTTGTACTTACACTATCCACCGTGACGGGAACAGCGGAAACTGCGGCTGCTTTGGCACAGCGGATGCCAGACGCGTTAGCTGAAGCGATGGAGGGGTATGGGGTCGCTACTGCTGCCCAGGCTGCCAGACGACCTGTTCTGGAAATTCGCACGGTATCGAATGCAATTGGACCGCGGGATAAATCCGCTTGGCGGATAAAAGATGCGTTGGAATCTCTGGAAAAGGGAAGCTCTGTACTACGGGAGGTACTATCATGA
- a CDS encoding VOC family protein, producing MITKMATVAVYVEDQQRAKVFWTEKVGFEVKQEHPMGPNSSWLEVGPAGAQTALVLYPKNMMSNWQEQKASIVFECTEIEETYETMRANGVVFQGELNKMQWGTYATFQDEDGNSYLLKG from the coding sequence ATGATTACTAAAATGGCAACGGTAGCTGTTTACGTAGAAGATCAGCAACGCGCAAAAGTATTCTGGACAGAGAAGGTTGGATTTGAAGTCAAGCAAGAGCATCCGATGGGACCAAACAGTAGTTGGCTGGAGGTAGGACCAGCAGGTGCCCAGACTGCTTTGGTACTTTATCCGAAAAATATGATGAGCAACTGGCAGGAACAAAAAGCCTCGATCGTTTTTGAATGTACAGAAATTGAAGAGACGTACGAAACGATGCGCGCGAATGGTGTTGTATTTCAAGGAGAACTGAACAAGATGCAGTGGGGGACCTATGCGACTTTTCAGGATGAAGACGGGAACAGCTATTTACTAAAAGGATAA
- a CDS encoding superoxide dismutase family protein: protein MYGYQPYEYPYEYDLRAVSSQHGRRIGQSFAEIQGGPLAPNLHGYVVFTDVPYGTEVFVEVSGLPAFQPAAGNQPQIGPFGFHLHEHGVCTVGNPNDPFTAAGSHWNPTHQPHGNHVGDFPVLFSNDGYARMTFFTNKISAADVVGRSLIIHQSPDDFHSQPAGNSGKRLACGLIYAG, encoded by the coding sequence ATGTACGGATATCAGCCTTATGAGTACCCATATGAATATGACTTGCGAGCCGTGTCCTCACAACATGGACGGAGAATAGGACAATCTTTTGCCGAAATTCAGGGTGGTCCACTGGCACCAAACCTACACGGCTACGTTGTGTTTACCGATGTCCCCTACGGCACCGAAGTGTTCGTGGAAGTCAGCGGTCTCCCCGCTTTCCAGCCAGCCGCTGGCAATCAGCCGCAAATCGGGCCGTTTGGTTTTCATTTGCATGAGCATGGCGTCTGTACGGTAGGAAATCCGAATGATCCCTTTACCGCAGCAGGCAGTCACTGGAACCCCACGCACCAGCCACATGGCAACCACGTAGGCGACTTCCCCGTACTGTTTTCCAATGACGGCTATGCACGAATGACTTTTTTCACAAACAAAATCAGTGCAGCAGATGTGGTCGGTAGAAGCTTGATCATCCATCAAAGTCCCGATGACTTCCATTCGCAGCCGGCCGGAAATAGCGGAAAACGACTGGCATGTGGATTGATCTACGCTGGATAA
- a CDS encoding DUF2625 domain-containing protein: MKDFEELYCEKDSAMEEIIKWQSASERKITLLPSEQEKGKKQLVDLQVTTRSTLGAVAFETGGILIHQGWLRILGSGHPHLPRSITSWNQQCALNGMLLVADDVIGGFFAINGGMFADSVGGIWYFAPDSLVWEDLEIGYTDFLHWAMTGDIHTFYETFFWKDWEKDVSKLKGDEMFAIYPFLWSKEARELTMDGCSKKPVPASEIWEMSKTVV, translated from the coding sequence ATGAAAGACTTCGAGGAATTGTACTGCGAAAAGGATTCAGCGATGGAAGAAATAATAAAATGGCAGTCGGCATCAGAGCGAAAAATTACCCTTCTTCCATCCGAACAGGAGAAAGGGAAAAAACAGCTTGTTGATTTACAAGTGACGACGAGGTCAACTCTAGGTGCTGTTGCTTTTGAAACAGGCGGGATTCTGATTCACCAAGGATGGCTAAGGATTCTAGGGTCTGGTCATCCTCATTTACCTCGTTCCATCACTTCTTGGAATCAGCAGTGTGCCTTGAACGGGATGCTGCTGGTAGCAGACGATGTCATAGGGGGATTCTTTGCAATCAATGGTGGAATGTTTGCGGATTCAGTAGGCGGTATATGGTATTTCGCTCCGGACAGCCTTGTGTGGGAGGATCTTGAAATTGGCTATACCGACTTTTTACACTGGGCAATGACGGGGGATATCCATACGTTTTATGAGACATTTTTTTGGAAGGATTGGGAGAAGGACGTTTCCAAGCTAAAAGGCGATGAAATGTTCGCAATCTATCCTTTTTTGTGGTCAAAAGAAGCTCGTGAATTAACGATGGATGGGTGCTCAAAAAAGCCGGTACCTGCATCGGAAATTTGGGAGATGAGCAAGACAGTTGTGTAA